A window of the Sporosarcina sp. FSL K6-2383 genome harbors these coding sequences:
- a CDS encoding DUF951 domain-containing protein → MERKEYGLNDVVEMKKQHPCGTNAWKIIRMGADIRIKCEGCGHSVMIPRNEFSKKMKKVLIKAEL, encoded by the coding sequence ATGGAACGTAAGGAGTATGGTTTGAACGATGTTGTGGAAATGAAGAAGCAACATCCATGTGGAACGAACGCATGGAAGATTATTAGGATGGGTGCAGATATTCGCATTAAATGTGAGGGCTGCGGGCACAGTGTCATGATTCCACGCAATGAATTTTCAAAAAAGATGAAAAAAGTTTTGATAAAGGCAGAATTATAA
- the yyaC gene encoding spore protease YyaC produces MRATLSSTNDFRIHYKENNAIWKLSSLFLQHIPFDTHEIIFFCIGTDRSTGDALGPLTGSILSESPIFPFSVIGTLENPLHALNLQHHIQQTQLDNPSAFIVAIDACLGQGSSIGQLLLHSGPIHPGKAVGKELPPVGDLSVKGVVNIAGFMEHAVLQSTRLHLPFEMSRIIARALQLAYNRHKS; encoded by the coding sequence ATGCGAGCTACTCTTTCTTCAACAAATGATTTCAGAATCCACTATAAGGAAAATAATGCAATATGGAAACTAAGCTCATTATTCCTACAACATATCCCGTTTGATACACATGAAATCATTTTTTTCTGTATCGGAACAGATCGCTCCACAGGAGATGCATTAGGCCCACTAACAGGTTCTATTCTTTCTGAATCACCCATATTTCCTTTCTCAGTCATTGGTACTCTAGAAAACCCGCTACACGCTCTTAATCTCCAACACCATATTCAACAAACACAGTTGGATAACCCTTCCGCTTTCATCGTTGCCATTGATGCTTGCCTTGGACAAGGTAGCTCCATCGGGCAATTACTTCTCCATAGCGGCCCTATCCATCCAGGCAAGGCTGTCGGTAAAGAACTGCCCCCCGTCGGCGATCTATCAGTTAAAGGTGTCGTGAATATTGCTGGCTTCATGGAGCATGCCGTCTTACAAAGTACGCGACTCCATCTTCCGTTCGAAATGAGCCGTATCATCGCTAGAGCCTTACAACTCGCTTATAATCGTCATAAATCATAG
- a CDS encoding DUF3267 domain-containing protein: MNEVPEPDKVITIDLPKVAKRSLLITAASFVGLWALHIAIEQEISITVTLGSAALLIVGYIILIVLHELFHLLGFRLFGGVPWKSMIIGFNLKLGVAYATTDKLMTNRAIQKALLLPFWTTGVIPAILGLAIGNGLLLNLAALLIGGAAGDFAMYKELRKLPNDWLVKDDPELPQLYVYAADTLDQ; this comes from the coding sequence TTGAATGAAGTTCCTGAACCCGATAAAGTAATTACCATTGATTTACCTAAAGTTGCCAAGCGTAGTTTACTCATTACCGCTGCATCCTTTGTTGGATTATGGGCTTTGCATATTGCGATTGAGCAGGAAATTTCGATTACCGTTACATTAGGTTCCGCCGCCCTACTTATCGTCGGTTATATCATTCTTATTGTCTTACATGAATTATTCCATCTACTTGGATTTCGTCTATTCGGTGGCGTACCATGGAAAAGTATGATTATCGGCTTCAATTTAAAGTTAGGTGTTGCCTATGCGACAACTGATAAACTGATGACCAATCGCGCAATCCAAAAAGCACTCCTACTCCCCTTCTGGACTACTGGTGTCATCCCAGCCATTCTCGGGCTAGCTATCGGAAACGGGCTACTTCTTAATTTAGCTGCTCTGTTAATCGGCGGAGCTGCCGGTGATTTTGCAATGTATAAAGAGTTACGCAAGCTACCTAATGATTGGCTAGTAAAAGACGATCCCGAACTCCCGCAACTCTATGTCTATGCAGCTGATACATTGGATCAATAA
- the ssb gene encoding single-stranded DNA-binding protein, with product MINRVVLVGRLTKDPELKYTQTGIAVTRFTLAVNRTFSSQSGEREADFINCVTWRKQAENTANFLRKGSLAGIEGRIQTSSFDGQDGKRVFMTEVVADSVQFLEPRNASTADRSGAGYGAPNQNQGAQQNEQPYYQNQQPTQQYQQQPNQQNYTRTDNDPFSTGGGPIEVSDDDLPF from the coding sequence ATGATTAACCGTGTCGTTTTAGTTGGCCGACTGACGAAAGACCCTGAACTCAAGTATACACAAACTGGTATAGCGGTTACACGTTTTACTCTTGCGGTGAACAGAACATTCTCAAGCCAATCGGGTGAACGTGAAGCTGATTTTATCAACTGTGTAACTTGGAGAAAGCAGGCGGAGAACACAGCGAACTTTTTAAGGAAAGGCAGCCTAGCCGGAATTGAAGGTCGTATTCAGACAAGCAGTTTTGATGGTCAGGATGGAAAACGTGTCTTCATGACAGAAGTTGTGGCAGATAGCGTCCAGTTCCTAGAGCCTCGCAATGCATCCACTGCCGATAGGTCCGGAGCTGGTTATGGAGCACCAAACCAAAACCAAGGCGCTCAGCAGAACGAGCAACCGTACTATCAGAATCAGCAGCCGACTCAACAATATCAACAACAACCAAATCAGCAAAACTATACACGTACTGATAACGATCCGTTCTCGACAGGCGGAGGTCCGATCGAAGTATCGGACGACGACCTGCCATTCTAA
- a CDS encoding ParB/RepB/Spo0J family partition protein, which produces MAKGLGKGLNALFPGESLEKAESVEHIHVKSIKANPYQPRKVFDANAIQELSASIKEHGILQPIILRRTGTAYEIVVGERRFRAAQMAGLQEVPAVVRILTDEETMEWAILENLQREDLTPIEEAEAYHSLMDNLSLTQEQLAFRLGKSRPHIANHVRLLSLPEKIRNYISESKLSMGHGRTLLGLRKKEQILLVAEQVLKESLNVRQLEKLVQKMNDDVPRETKKEKKQDLFLAERESNLREYFGTNVTIKKSKNKGKIEIEFFSEDDLERILELLNE; this is translated from the coding sequence ATGGCTAAAGGCCTTGGCAAAGGTTTGAATGCTTTATTCCCCGGAGAGTCGCTGGAGAAGGCTGAGTCTGTTGAACATATTCATGTGAAAAGTATAAAAGCAAATCCGTACCAGCCGAGGAAAGTATTTGATGCAAACGCAATCCAAGAATTAAGTGCATCAATTAAAGAACACGGCATATTGCAACCAATCATTTTGAGGAGAACGGGTACGGCGTATGAAATTGTTGTAGGAGAGAGACGTTTTCGGGCAGCCCAAATGGCTGGACTTCAAGAAGTACCTGCGGTTGTTCGCATATTAACAGATGAAGAAACAATGGAGTGGGCAATACTTGAAAACTTACAAAGGGAAGATTTGACACCTATTGAAGAAGCGGAAGCCTATCATAGCCTAATGGATAACCTGAGTCTTACACAAGAACAACTCGCTTTTAGATTAGGTAAAAGCAGACCACATATTGCAAACCATGTTCGTTTGCTTTCTTTGCCTGAGAAAATCAGGAATTATATTTCTGAAAGTAAATTATCAATGGGACATGGTCGAACATTGCTTGGACTTCGAAAAAAAGAACAAATTCTTTTAGTAGCAGAACAAGTATTGAAAGAAAGCCTTAATGTTCGACAGCTTGAAAAACTTGTCCAAAAAATGAATGATGATGTTCCACGTGAAACAAAAAAGGAGAAAAAACAAGATTTATTTTTAGCTGAACGTGAATCAAACTTACGTGAATACTTTGGTACAAATGTAACGATTAAGAAGTCTAAAAATAAGGGGAAAATAGAAATTGAATTTTTCTCTGAAGATGATCTTGAGCGTATACTTGAATTATTGAATGAGTAA
- the rpsF gene encoding 30S ribosomal protein S6: MRKYEIMYIIRPTVEDEAKKALIERFDGILTSNGAEIIESKEWGKRRLAYEIDDLREGFYQLVKANADTLAIDEFTRLANINEDILRHMTVRIDG; this comes from the coding sequence ATGAGAAAGTACGAAATCATGTATATCATCCGCCCAACGGTAGAAGATGAAGCGAAAAAAGCGTTGATCGAACGTTTTGACGGTATTCTAACTTCTAATGGTGCGGAAATCATCGAGTCGAAAGAGTGGGGCAAGCGCCGTCTTGCATACGAAATCGACGATTTGCGTGAAGGTTTCTATCAGCTTGTAAAAGCAAACGCTGATACTTTAGCAATCGATGAATTTACACGTCTTGCAAACATCAACGAAGATATCCTTCGTCATATGACTGTGCGCATCGACGGCTAA
- a CDS encoding DUF554 domain-containing protein, translating to MVLFGTIINALLIIIGAFIGRFLHNIPERMKETVMYGIGLAVAVIGIQMTFESTQILIVIISIVFGAVVGEWMDLDAKINQLGQWMESKMPKNKKGPGIAQGFVTATLIFVVGSMAIIGAIDSGLRNDHDVLLMKGIIDGFTSIILSSTLGIGVAFAAVPVFLYQGIITLFSTQISRFVPDELLSFFISEMTATGGLMILAIGLNLIGLTKIRVANLIPGIIVVGIVVTIVHTFL from the coding sequence ATGGTTTTATTTGGAACAATTATTAATGCTCTTTTAATAATTATTGGAGCATTTATCGGTAGGTTTTTACATAACATACCGGAACGGATGAAAGAGACGGTCATGTATGGAATTGGGTTAGCAGTTGCAGTGATTGGGATACAAATGACGTTTGAAAGTACACAGATTTTGATTGTGATTATTAGTATTGTCTTCGGAGCAGTTGTTGGCGAATGGATGGATCTTGACGCGAAAATAAACCAGCTTGGGCAGTGGATGGAAAGTAAAATGCCGAAAAATAAAAAGGGGCCTGGTATTGCACAGGGGTTTGTCACTGCGACACTTATTTTTGTAGTTGGTTCAATGGCAATTATTGGCGCAATAGATAGTGGGCTAAGAAATGATCATGATGTACTCCTTATGAAAGGAATTATTGATGGTTTTACGTCTATTATTTTGAGCTCGACGCTTGGAATAGGTGTTGCTTTTGCTGCTGTTCCCGTGTTTTTGTATCAAGGAATTATCACATTATTTTCGACACAAATAAGCCGTTTTGTGCCGGATGAATTACTTAGTTTCTTTATTTCAGAAATGACGGCGACAGGTGGACTAATGATTTTAGCTATAGGATTGAATTTAATAGGCTTAACTAAAATAAGAGTTGCCAATCTTATTCCAGGTATTATTGTAGTCGGAATTGTAGTGACGATTGTACATACGTTCCTATGA
- a CDS encoding AAA family ATPase codes for MGRIIAIANQKGGVGKTTTSVNLSACLAHIGKKVLLIDTDPQGNATSGVGVNKGEVQKCIYDILIDDVAIKEVIRSTKVDNLDIIPATISLAGAEIELVSTISREVRMKHAIQEAKELYDYIIIDCPPSLGLLTINALTASDSIIIPVQCEYYALEGLSQLLSTIRLVQKHLNESLMIDGVLLTMFDARTNLGIQVIDEVKKYFQDKVYKTIIPRNVRLSEAPSHGEPIITYDPRSRGAEVYLELAKEVVHNG; via the coding sequence TTGGGTAGAATTATAGCGATTGCCAATCAAAAAGGAGGCGTCGGAAAAACAACAACATCCGTAAATTTAAGTGCTTGTCTTGCACATATAGGGAAGAAAGTTCTTTTAATTGATACTGATCCACAAGGCAATGCGACAAGTGGGGTAGGTGTAAATAAAGGGGAAGTTCAAAAATGTATTTATGACATTTTAATTGATGATGTTGCTATTAAAGAAGTTATCCGTTCAACAAAAGTGGATAATCTTGATATTATACCGGCTACTATTTCATTAGCTGGTGCAGAAATTGAATTGGTGTCAACGATTTCAAGAGAAGTGCGGATGAAGCATGCAATTCAGGAAGCAAAGGAATTGTATGATTATATCATCATTGATTGTCCTCCATCGCTTGGATTATTGACAATAAATGCGTTAACGGCGTCGGATTCAATTATTATTCCAGTCCAATGTGAATACTATGCATTGGAAGGCTTGAGTCAGCTGTTAAGCACCATTCGCCTTGTTCAAAAGCATTTAAATGAAAGTTTAATGATTGATGGTGTACTGCTAACGATGTTTGACGCACGAACAAATTTAGGTATACAGGTAATAGATGAAGTGAAAAAGTATTTTCAAGATAAAGTGTACAAAACAATCATTCCACGAAATGTACGATTAAGTGAGGCACCGAGTCATGGAGAACCGATTATTACTTATGATCCAAGATCTCGAGGAGCGGAAGTATATTTAGAGCTGGCAAAGGAAGTGGTACACAATGGCTAA
- the ychF gene encoding redox-regulated ATPase YchF, with product MALTAGIVGLPNVGKSTLFNAITKAGAEAANYPFCTIDPNVGIVEVPDERLNKLTELVTPKKTVPTAFEFTDIAGIVEGASKGEGLGNKFLMHIREVDAICQVVRCFVDENITHVSGKVDPIDDIEIINLELILADMEAIEKRLARVSKMVKQKEKVAMAEEPILLKLKEAFENEKPARSVDFTDEEFVLAKGMNLLTIKPMLYVANVSEDEIADADNNEYVNKVRDFAAKDNAQVIVVCAKIEEEMAELEEEEKEMFLEELGIKESGLDQLIKASYDLLGFATYFTAGVQEVRAWTFRKGMKAPQCAGIIHTDFERGFIRAETVAYDDLVATGSMVAAKEAGKVRLEGKEYIVKDGDVMLFRFNV from the coding sequence ATGGCATTAACAGCTGGAATTGTCGGTCTTCCGAACGTAGGGAAGTCGACGCTATTCAATGCGATTACAAAGGCAGGAGCGGAGGCGGCGAACTATCCGTTCTGTACGATAGATCCAAACGTGGGCATCGTTGAAGTACCCGATGAAAGACTTAATAAATTAACGGAGCTCGTGACACCGAAAAAAACAGTACCGACTGCATTTGAATTCACAGATATTGCCGGGATTGTTGAAGGAGCAAGTAAAGGCGAAGGGTTAGGGAATAAATTCCTTATGCACATTCGCGAAGTCGATGCCATTTGCCAAGTTGTCCGTTGTTTCGTCGACGAAAATATCACACATGTATCGGGGAAAGTTGATCCAATCGATGACATTGAAATCATCAATCTTGAACTGATTTTGGCCGATATGGAGGCTATTGAAAAGCGGTTGGCTCGCGTTTCTAAAATGGTGAAACAAAAAGAGAAAGTTGCGATGGCAGAAGAACCAATTTTGCTGAAACTAAAAGAAGCGTTTGAAAATGAAAAGCCTGCTCGCTCGGTTGATTTCACAGATGAGGAGTTTGTCCTTGCAAAAGGGATGAACCTGCTGACGATTAAACCGATGCTCTATGTCGCCAATGTTTCTGAAGATGAAATTGCAGATGCAGACAATAACGAATACGTAAACAAGGTTCGCGACTTTGCGGCAAAAGACAATGCGCAAGTTATCGTTGTTTGTGCAAAAATCGAAGAAGAAATGGCTGAACTTGAAGAAGAGGAAAAAGAAATGTTCCTCGAAGAACTTGGCATTAAGGAATCAGGTCTTGATCAACTAATTAAGGCATCATATGACCTGCTGGGCTTTGCGACGTATTTCACAGCAGGTGTACAAGAAGTACGTGCATGGACATTCCGTAAAGGGATGAAAGCACCACAATGTGCGGGTATCATCCATACGGACTTTGAACGCGGCTTCATCAGGGCTGAAACGGTTGCTTATGACGATCTTGTTGCAACAGGTTCAATGGTTGCTGCAAAAGAGGCTGGAAAAGTTCGTCTTGAAGGAAAAGAATACATCGTTAAAGATGGCGATGTTATGCTATTCCGCTTTAACGTTTAA
- the noc gene encoding nucleoid occlusion protein — translation MKSPFSRFFGSGDKEIEMEIEIETDSLEISNNHQEQIEQVKIESIKPNKYQPRTVFSEEKIEELARTIHIHGVIQPIVVRKVDNAYEIIAGERRYRAMKKLGWLEVPAIIRELDDKETASIALIENLQREELTAIEEAFAYEKLIELHSLTQEALAQRLGKGQSTVANKLRLLKLPEEIKNGILTKELSERHARALIPLKDNELQLQLFKEIIEQQLNVKQLEMRIQQLLNPEEPKEKRKAPRRKSVSKDVRIAVNTIRQSLVLVTKSGIDVKTEEEDSEDFYTITVRIPKKK, via the coding sequence ATGAAAAGTCCTTTTTCACGTTTTTTTGGAAGTGGTGATAAGGAAATAGAGATGGAGATAGAAATAGAGACGGATTCACTAGAAATCAGCAATAATCATCAAGAGCAGATTGAACAAGTGAAAATTGAGTCTATCAAACCAAATAAATATCAACCGCGTACAGTTTTTTCAGAGGAAAAAATTGAAGAACTGGCACGAACGATTCACATCCACGGTGTTATTCAACCAATCGTTGTTAGAAAAGTAGATAATGCCTACGAAATTATTGCTGGAGAACGAAGATATCGTGCTATGAAAAAGCTCGGATGGTTAGAAGTTCCAGCAATTATTCGAGAGCTTGATGATAAAGAAACGGCATCAATTGCATTGATTGAAAACTTACAGCGTGAAGAGTTGACAGCCATCGAAGAAGCATTTGCTTATGAAAAGCTCATTGAACTTCATTCGTTAACACAGGAGGCATTGGCACAGAGACTTGGAAAAGGCCAATCCACGGTTGCAAATAAACTACGACTTTTGAAATTACCCGAAGAAATTAAAAATGGTATTTTAACAAAAGAGCTCTCCGAAAGACATGCTAGAGCGTTAATACCTTTGAAAGATAACGAATTACAGTTACAGCTTTTCAAAGAAATTATTGAACAGCAGTTAAATGTCAAACAGCTCGAGATGAGAATCCAACAGTTACTAAATCCTGAAGAGCCAAAAGAAAAGAGAAAAGCTCCTAGAAGGAAGTCGGTTAGTAAAGACGTTCGAATCGCAGTTAATACGATTAGGCAATCTTTAGTACTCGTAACGAAAAGTGGCATTGATGTGAAAACGGAAGAAGAGGATTCCGAGGATTTTTACACGATTACGGTACGAATTCCGAAGAAAAAGTGA
- the rpsR gene encoding 30S ribosomal protein S18, with translation MAPRRGGKRRRKVCYFTSNNITHIDYKDTDLLKKFVSERGKILPRRVTGTSAKYQRKLTLAIKRSRIMALLPFSSEER, from the coding sequence ATGGCACCACGTCGTGGAGGTAAAAGACGCCGTAAGGTATGTTATTTTACATCAAACAATATTACACACATCGACTATAAAGATACTGATCTGCTTAAGAAATTCGTTTCTGAGCGTGGGAAAATCTTGCCTCGTCGTGTAACAGGTACAAGCGCGAAGTATCAGCGTAAACTGACACTTGCAATCAAACGCTCACGTATCATGGCACTTCTTCCATTCAGTTCGGAAGAAAGATAA
- a CDS encoding YybS family protein produces the protein MQDNARKVTYGAMMIALFAVLLAVSLYAPILGNVTMFFIPLPIILYRLRYDRASSLLVTTTGIMLSLLVGGIVLVPFAFIHGLLGFVVGDTVQTNKTKLYTLMATGLTLLVTGILMYAAAVLVFGFNAIDELFKMIDEAREQVTSFMGTLGGLPDNYDKLMDTQIEFYQTAIPSLFIITIFVLSFIYITLNLEVASRLGNKVQKFPPFREMKLPVMTVIVYGIVLLLSLFVPAEPGTNYYLITINATMILRFLFLLQGISFVHYFIYEMKVPKVMSVVATIFALLLSPITTMLGILDAGMNIRAWIRKDKLK, from the coding sequence ATGCAAGACAACGCTAGAAAAGTTACTTATGGAGCTATGATGATTGCGCTATTTGCAGTCCTGCTTGCGGTTTCACTTTATGCGCCTATTCTTGGGAATGTTACAATGTTTTTTATCCCTTTGCCGATTATTTTGTACAGACTGCGTTATGATCGTGCATCATCACTTCTCGTCACTACGACAGGTATTATGTTATCGCTGCTCGTCGGAGGAATTGTACTTGTCCCATTTGCCTTTATCCACGGATTACTTGGCTTTGTTGTAGGGGACACAGTCCAAACGAATAAGACTAAATTGTATACACTGATGGCAACAGGGCTCACTTTGCTCGTAACAGGTATTTTGATGTACGCAGCAGCTGTACTTGTTTTTGGCTTTAACGCCATTGATGAATTATTTAAAATGATAGATGAAGCACGTGAACAGGTTACGTCATTTATGGGGACACTTGGTGGACTTCCTGATAATTATGATAAGTTGATGGATACACAAATCGAATTTTATCAAACAGCTATTCCATCTTTATTCATCATCACTATTTTTGTTCTGTCGTTCATCTATATTACTTTGAACCTTGAAGTTGCGAGTCGATTGGGCAATAAAGTTCAAAAGTTTCCACCTTTCCGAGAAATGAAATTGCCAGTGATGACGGTAATTGTCTATGGAATTGTCCTCCTGCTGTCACTCTTTGTACCAGCAGAGCCGGGAACAAACTATTACCTGATTACCATCAATGCAACGATGATTTTAAGATTTCTATTTTTATTACAAGGAATATCATTTGTCCATTACTTTATTTACGAAATGAAGGTACCGAAAGTGATGTCAGTCGTTGCAACTATTTTTGCATTACTATTGAGTCCCATTACGACGATGCTCGGGATTTTGGATGCAGGAATGAATATACGTGCCTGGATAAGGAAAGACAAGCTGAAATAA
- the rsmG gene encoding 16S rRNA (guanine(527)-N(7))-methyltransferase RsmG, with product MNEEQFVQALKEQGIELNETQKTQFARYFELLVEWNEKMNLTAITDAPSVYLKHFYDSISAAFYVDLSGRSTICDVGAGAGFPSIPLKICFPDLEVTIVDSLNKRIGFLGALAEELQLTNVHFVHARAEDFGQNPLYREKFDIVTARAVARLSVLAELCVPLVSVGGIFISMKGAAADDELADAKKSLAILGATIKEEHSFKLPVEDSERNIFVFDKEKRTPKKYPRKPGVPNKTPIQ from the coding sequence TTGAATGAAGAGCAGTTTGTACAAGCATTGAAGGAACAAGGAATTGAATTGAATGAAACACAAAAAACTCAATTTGCTAGGTATTTTGAACTTCTAGTTGAGTGGAATGAAAAAATGAACTTAACAGCTATAACAGACGCTCCATCAGTTTATTTGAAGCACTTCTATGATTCAATTTCTGCTGCTTTTTACGTTGATTTAAGTGGACGAAGCACAATTTGTGATGTAGGTGCAGGGGCTGGTTTTCCAAGTATTCCTTTGAAAATTTGTTTCCCAGACCTTGAGGTGACAATTGTAGATTCTTTGAACAAACGGATTGGATTTTTAGGGGCTTTAGCAGAGGAACTTCAACTGACCAATGTCCATTTTGTTCATGCGAGAGCAGAGGATTTTGGACAAAACCCTTTATATCGTGAAAAGTTTGATATTGTTACTGCGCGTGCAGTCGCTCGATTGTCTGTGCTTGCTGAATTATGTGTGCCTCTCGTCTCGGTTGGTGGAATTTTCATTTCTATGAAAGGTGCGGCTGCGGACGACGAGCTTGCAGATGCGAAAAAATCACTTGCCATTCTCGGTGCTACCATCAAAGAAGAACACTCATTCAAACTACCAGTTGAAGATAGTGAACGGAATATCTTTGTTTTTGATAAAGAAAAGAGAACGCCTAAAAAATATCCACGTAAACCAGGTGTGCCAAACAAGACGCCTATTCAATAA
- a CDS encoding mechanosensitive ion channel family protein produces MEQVLETVRKFLFNEKTWVDLGGISMKILFIVIFSAVIIKIGKMIIHRIFQVKFKSPIRRSEKREKTLLKLLENTLSYVVYFSAILAILEEFQIDVKGLLAGAGVLGLAVGFGAQSLVKDVITGFFIIFENQFSVGDYVKIGVAEGIVEEIGLRTTKIKSFTGEVHILPNGTISQVVNYSMKNSLAIVDVTIPFDIGVDKAESLIGQYLVGLPKENNDFIQTPKLLGAHDFKDTEVIVRIIAETKPMRHYDCARAISIGLKNYLEQQGIEIPYPTLVTKSFANL; encoded by the coding sequence TTGGAACAAGTTTTAGAAACCGTGAGGAAGTTTTTATTTAACGAAAAGACATGGGTTGATCTTGGTGGGATTTCTATGAAGATACTATTTATCGTTATTTTTTCTGCAGTCATTATTAAAATAGGAAAAATGATTATTCATCGTATTTTTCAAGTGAAATTTAAAAGTCCTATCCGTCGTTCGGAAAAACGGGAGAAGACGCTACTCAAGCTATTGGAAAACACGTTATCTTATGTTGTTTATTTCTCGGCAATTCTTGCGATTTTAGAAGAATTTCAAATTGACGTAAAAGGATTACTTGCCGGAGCTGGTGTGCTTGGCTTAGCGGTAGGATTCGGTGCACAAAGTCTTGTGAAAGATGTGATTACTGGATTTTTCATCATATTTGAAAATCAGTTTTCAGTTGGTGATTATGTGAAAATAGGTGTGGCAGAAGGTATTGTAGAGGAAATTGGGTTACGTACAACTAAAATAAAAAGCTTCACTGGAGAAGTTCATATACTACCGAATGGAACGATTAGCCAAGTGGTCAATTATTCGATGAAAAACTCGCTCGCTATTGTTGATGTAACGATTCCTTTTGATATCGGTGTGGACAAAGCCGAAAGTTTAATAGGACAATACTTAGTAGGATTACCGAAGGAGAACAATGATTTTATTCAGACACCAAAACTGTTGGGAGCACATGATTTTAAGGATACCGAAGTGATTGTACGTATTATTGCGGAAACAAAACCAATGCGGCATTATGATTGTGCAAGGGCGATTAGTATTGGATTGAAGAATTATCTCGAACAGCAAGGCATTGAAATTCCTTATCCAACATTGGTGACGAAATCATTTGCGAATCTGTAG